From the genome of Xyrauchen texanus isolate HMW12.3.18 chromosome 22, RBS_HiC_50CHRs, whole genome shotgun sequence, one region includes:
- the LOC127662234 gene encoding dapper homolog 1-like isoform X2, producing the protein MMRDRKECDARSREKAAAAADADLERVRTRERLDATVAGLAELDYLRQRQELLVRSVYNYQDTAGQDKPCLIVEDSYLNSEEKLLEENILLLRKQLKCLRRRDAGLISQLQELDRQICDLRLDTETSHEHVETDSRPSSGFYELSDGASGSLSNSSNSVFSECLSSCRSTTCLCTPLDTSHCASEGRLKSADELGICADCDCQCEESSSGTVRRSLSASYSPSPDGSCDGLSKFHCDLVTKNGSDVYRYPSPLHAVAVQNPVFFQSMTVHLKDDSRFSKPGEALSDEQKPEQPIGSQNSSWHASQSLPNKRLDSYIFGLLQRRAQPLRTNKPRTSINTDPSKSILRQASLSSRAPTAVPALQWTSELKPNWQTCLQDASATSTEPSTASPQRQWSAEFKGETLQNGASCGPIQPQNGYSTTNDNNMNCLLKKKGPGASKGQPLSVALKDCQDLGSPNAVSSPKLNKQSYYTVEDSKSGQAMKASPLKRSPKALTQVGCCKEAERLASELLSLGSSSQSQDEGGQLVSAQYITSEKQNVNLRKGGTKNIKIVKVKNSTSAKDRAHVPEQVFDIGRDKHRTTSSRSRQVDYVHYLQKSSKKATTKAKRIPASIPEGRILEKHTSSTGRSSAQRHHGHHRHHEAVLAKPKYKRNDYHRRPRGLHEISYEEAFRRAHRRQKREMLAHMSAMNLPSNAHYTSPYAYIGSDSEYSAECASLFHSTILDTSEDERSNCTTNCFGDSESSASEAEYVAESSTSSDSEGSAGVNWPQFKQIASGSHGMTSAQAKAFVKIKASHNLKKKILRFRSGSLKLMTTV; encoded by the exons ATGATGCGGGATCGGAAGGAATGCGATGCGCGCTCCCGAGAGAAGGCGGCGGCGGCGGCGGACGCTGATCTGGAGCGGGTTCGAACCCGGGAGCGTCTGGACGCGACTGTCGCGGGTCTGGCTGAACTGGACTATCTGAGACAGAGACAAGAGTTGCTCGTCAGGAGTGTGTATAACTATCAGGACACTGCAGGACAGGACAAACCCTGCCTTATTGTTGAGGACAGTTATCTGAACAGCGAGGAAAAACTTTTGGAGGAGAATATTTTATTACTGAGAAAACAACTG AAATGTCTTAGAAGACGAGATGCTGGTTTGATCAGCCAGCTCCAGGAATTAGACAGACAGATTTGTGACCTGAGGTTGGACACAGAGACCTCACATGAACACGTGGAAACAGACAGTCGGCCAAGCTCAG GCTTTTACGAGCTAAGTGACGGTGCTTCAGGCTCCCTCTCCAATTCCTCTAACTCCGTCTTCAGTGAATGTTTGTCCAGTTGTCGCTCCACCACCTGCCTGTGCACCCCCCTTGACACCTCACACTGTGCCTCTGAGGGAAGACTTAAGTCTGCAG ATGAACTGGGCATTTGTGCTGATTGTGATTGCCAGTGCGAAGAATCAAGTTCCGGAACAGTCCGCAGGTCTCTCTCTGCATCTTACTCCCCTTCCCCAGATGGCTCCTGCGATGGCTTGTCCAAGTTTCACTGTGATCTTGTCACAAAAAATGGAAGTGATGTTTACCGGTACCCAAGCCCTCTCCATGCGGTGGCTGTCCAGAACCCCGTCTTCTTCCAATCCATGACCGTTCACCTAAAGGATGATTCTAGATTTTCTAAGCCTGGTGAAGCATTGAGTGATGAGCAGAAACCTGAGCAGCCCATAGGTTCTCAGAATTCATCCTGGCATGCTTCTCAATCTCTCCCAAACAAAAGACTGGATAGTTATATCTTTGGGCTACTTCAAAGGAGGGCACAGCCCTTGAGGACCAACAAACCCAGAACAAGCATCAACACAGACCCCTCCAAAAGCATTTTAAGGCAGGCTAGTCTCAGCTCTCGGGCCCCTACTGCTGTCCCTGCCCTGCAATGGACCTCTGAACTCAAGCCAAACTGGCAGACATGTTTACAAGATGCGTCAGCAACTAGCACTGAGCCAAGTACAGCTTCGCCCCAAAGACAGTGGTCTGCTGAGTTCAAAGGAGAAACGCTACAAAATGGAGCATCTTGTGGTCCAATTCAACCACAGAATGGTTACTCAACCACCAATGATAACAACATGAATTGCCTCTTGAAAAAGAAAGGTCCTGGAGCCAGTAAGGGCCAGCCATTGAGTGTTGCATTGAAGGACTGCCAGGATTTGGGAAGCCCAAATGCAGTTTCCTCCCCCAAACTCAACAAGCAGTCTTATTACACTGTGGAGGACAGTAAATCAGGCCAGGCAATGAAAGCAAGCCCTCTTAAGAGGAGCCCCAAGGCGCTTACTCAAGTAGGCTGTTGTAAAGAAGCAGAGCGACTGGCTTCAGAATTGCTCAGCCTTGGTTCTTCCTCACAAAGCCAAGATGAGGGAGGTCAACTGGTCAGTGCCCAGTACATCACTTCTGAAAAACAGAATGTAAATCTCCGCAAAGGTGGCACCAAGAACATCAAGATTGTCAAAGTGAAAAATTCCACCAGTGCAAAAGATAGAGCTCATGTTCCAGAGCAAGTTTTTGATATTGGCCGTGACAAACATCGGACAACCTCATCAAGGTCTCGACAAGTGGATTATGTCCATTACTTGCAAAAATCCTCCAAGAAGGCCACCACGAAAGCCAAGAGAATCCCTGCCTCCATTCCTGAAGGACGAATCCTAGAGAAGCACACAAGCTCTACAGGTCGATCATCTGCTCAGAGACACCATGGACATCACCGGCATCATGAGGCAGTTCTGGCCAAGCCCAAGTACAAGCGCAATGACTACCACCGTCGGCCCAGGGGTCTCCATGAGATCTCATACGAGGAGGCTTTCAGGAGAGCTCACCGGAGGCAGAAAAGAGAAATGCTGGCCCACATGTCAGCCATGAATCTGCCTTCTAACGCACACTACACTAGTCCCTATGCCTACATTGGTAGTGACTCTGAATACTCAGCGGAATGTGCCTCCCTCTTCCATTCTACCATTTTGGACACAAGTGAGGATGAGCGCAGTAACTGTACCACCAACTGTTTTGGGGACAGCGAATCGAGCGCTAGCGAGGCAGAATATGTGGCTGAGAGCAGCACTAGCAGTGACTCAGAAGGCAGTGCAGGGGTCAATTGGCCCCAGTTTAAGCAGATAGCCTCTGGATCCCACGGAATGACGTCAGCACAGGCAAAAGCTTTCGTCAAAATCAAGGCTTCACATAACTTAAAGAAGAAGATCTTGCGTTTCCGATCAGGCTCATTAAAACTCATGACCACAGTGTGA
- the LOC127662234 gene encoding dapper homolog 1-like isoform X3, producing MNITVPDASWIERCLKTKHHILTMRHGRRTENCTVTASENDKSRTFEKHTQPIAQLHQDSDATWKNSSLAVGLSFHLYSAKCLRRRDAGLISQLQELDRQICDLRLDTETSHEHVETDSRPSSGFYELSDGASGSLSNSSNSVFSECLSSCRSTTCLCTPLDTSHCASEGRLKSADELGICADCDCQCEESSSGTVRRSLSASYSPSPDGSCDGLSKFHCDLVTKNGSDVYRYPSPLHAVAVQNPVFFQSMTVHLKDDSRFSKPGEALSDEQKPEQPIGSQNSSWHASQSLPNKRLDSYIFGLLQRRAQPLRTNKPRTSINTDPSKSILRQASLSSRAPTAVPALQWTSELKPNWQTCLQDASATSTEPSTASPQRQWSAEFKGETLQNGASCGPIQPQNGYSTTNDNNMNCLLKKKGPGASKGQPLSVALKDCQDLGSPNAVSSPKLNKQSYYTVEDSKSGQAMKASPLKRSPKALTQVGCCKEAERLASELLSLGSSSQSQDEGGQLVSAQYITSEKQNVNLRKGGTKNIKIVKVKNSTSAKDRAHVPEQVFDIGRDKHRTTSSRSRQVDYVHYLQKSSKKATTKAKRIPASIPEGRILEKHTSSTGRSSAQRHHGHHRHHEAVLAKPKYKRNDYHRRPRGLHEISYEEAFRRAHRRQKREMLAHMSAMNLPSNAHYTSPYAYIGSDSEYSAECASLFHSTILDTSEDERSNCTTNCFGDSESSASEAEYVAESSTSSDSEGSAGVNWPQFKQIASGSHGMTSAQAKAFVKIKASHNLKKKILRFRSGSLKLMTTV from the exons ATGAACATAACTGTACCAGATGCATCCTGGATTGAGAG ATGTCTCAAAACAAAGCATCACATCTTGACTATGAGACATGGCAGAAGAACTGAGAACTGCACTGTAACAGCATCAGAGAACGACAAATCGAGAACATTCGAGAAACACACTCAACCCATAGCACAACTACACCAAGACT CTGATGCCACATGGAAAAACTCGTCACTTGCGGTTGGACTGAGCTTCCATTTATATTCAGCT AAATGTCTTAGAAGACGAGATGCTGGTTTGATCAGCCAGCTCCAGGAATTAGACAGACAGATTTGTGACCTGAGGTTGGACACAGAGACCTCACATGAACACGTGGAAACAGACAGTCGGCCAAGCTCAG GCTTTTACGAGCTAAGTGACGGTGCTTCAGGCTCCCTCTCCAATTCCTCTAACTCCGTCTTCAGTGAATGTTTGTCCAGTTGTCGCTCCACCACCTGCCTGTGCACCCCCCTTGACACCTCACACTGTGCCTCTGAGGGAAGACTTAAGTCTGCAG ATGAACTGGGCATTTGTGCTGATTGTGATTGCCAGTGCGAAGAATCAAGTTCCGGAACAGTCCGCAGGTCTCTCTCTGCATCTTACTCCCCTTCCCCAGATGGCTCCTGCGATGGCTTGTCCAAGTTTCACTGTGATCTTGTCACAAAAAATGGAAGTGATGTTTACCGGTACCCAAGCCCTCTCCATGCGGTGGCTGTCCAGAACCCCGTCTTCTTCCAATCCATGACCGTTCACCTAAAGGATGATTCTAGATTTTCTAAGCCTGGTGAAGCATTGAGTGATGAGCAGAAACCTGAGCAGCCCATAGGTTCTCAGAATTCATCCTGGCATGCTTCTCAATCTCTCCCAAACAAAAGACTGGATAGTTATATCTTTGGGCTACTTCAAAGGAGGGCACAGCCCTTGAGGACCAACAAACCCAGAACAAGCATCAACACAGACCCCTCCAAAAGCATTTTAAGGCAGGCTAGTCTCAGCTCTCGGGCCCCTACTGCTGTCCCTGCCCTGCAATGGACCTCTGAACTCAAGCCAAACTGGCAGACATGTTTACAAGATGCGTCAGCAACTAGCACTGAGCCAAGTACAGCTTCGCCCCAAAGACAGTGGTCTGCTGAGTTCAAAGGAGAAACGCTACAAAATGGAGCATCTTGTGGTCCAATTCAACCACAGAATGGTTACTCAACCACCAATGATAACAACATGAATTGCCTCTTGAAAAAGAAAGGTCCTGGAGCCAGTAAGGGCCAGCCATTGAGTGTTGCATTGAAGGACTGCCAGGATTTGGGAAGCCCAAATGCAGTTTCCTCCCCCAAACTCAACAAGCAGTCTTATTACACTGTGGAGGACAGTAAATCAGGCCAGGCAATGAAAGCAAGCCCTCTTAAGAGGAGCCCCAAGGCGCTTACTCAAGTAGGCTGTTGTAAAGAAGCAGAGCGACTGGCTTCAGAATTGCTCAGCCTTGGTTCTTCCTCACAAAGCCAAGATGAGGGAGGTCAACTGGTCAGTGCCCAGTACATCACTTCTGAAAAACAGAATGTAAATCTCCGCAAAGGTGGCACCAAGAACATCAAGATTGTCAAAGTGAAAAATTCCACCAGTGCAAAAGATAGAGCTCATGTTCCAGAGCAAGTTTTTGATATTGGCCGTGACAAACATCGGACAACCTCATCAAGGTCTCGACAAGTGGATTATGTCCATTACTTGCAAAAATCCTCCAAGAAGGCCACCACGAAAGCCAAGAGAATCCCTGCCTCCATTCCTGAAGGACGAATCCTAGAGAAGCACACAAGCTCTACAGGTCGATCATCTGCTCAGAGACACCATGGACATCACCGGCATCATGAGGCAGTTCTGGCCAAGCCCAAGTACAAGCGCAATGACTACCACCGTCGGCCCAGGGGTCTCCATGAGATCTCATACGAGGAGGCTTTCAGGAGAGCTCACCGGAGGCAGAAAAGAGAAATGCTGGCCCACATGTCAGCCATGAATCTGCCTTCTAACGCACACTACACTAGTCCCTATGCCTACATTGGTAGTGACTCTGAATACTCAGCGGAATGTGCCTCCCTCTTCCATTCTACCATTTTGGACACAAGTGAGGATGAGCGCAGTAACTGTACCACCAACTGTTTTGGGGACAGCGAATCGAGCGCTAGCGAGGCAGAATATGTGGCTGAGAGCAGCACTAGCAGTGACTCAGAAGGCAGTGCAGGGGTCAATTGGCCCCAGTTTAAGCAGATAGCCTCTGGATCCCACGGAATGACGTCAGCACAGGCAAAAGCTTTCGTCAAAATCAAGGCTTCACATAACTTAAAGAAGAAGATCTTGCGTTTCCGATCAGGCTCATTAAAACTCATGACCACAGTGTGA
- the LOC127662234 gene encoding dapper homolog 1-like isoform X1, whose translation MSNLSEMLVSRDYCAFMMRDRKECDARSREKAAAAADADLERVRTRERLDATVAGLAELDYLRQRQELLVRSVYNYQDTAGQDKPCLIVEDSYLNSEEKLLEENILLLRKQLKCLRRRDAGLISQLQELDRQICDLRLDTETSHEHVETDSRPSSGFYELSDGASGSLSNSSNSVFSECLSSCRSTTCLCTPLDTSHCASEGRLKSADELGICADCDCQCEESSSGTVRRSLSASYSPSPDGSCDGLSKFHCDLVTKNGSDVYRYPSPLHAVAVQNPVFFQSMTVHLKDDSRFSKPGEALSDEQKPEQPIGSQNSSWHASQSLPNKRLDSYIFGLLQRRAQPLRTNKPRTSINTDPSKSILRQASLSSRAPTAVPALQWTSELKPNWQTCLQDASATSTEPSTASPQRQWSAEFKGETLQNGASCGPIQPQNGYSTTNDNNMNCLLKKKGPGASKGQPLSVALKDCQDLGSPNAVSSPKLNKQSYYTVEDSKSGQAMKASPLKRSPKALTQVGCCKEAERLASELLSLGSSSQSQDEGGQLVSAQYITSEKQNVNLRKGGTKNIKIVKVKNSTSAKDRAHVPEQVFDIGRDKHRTTSSRSRQVDYVHYLQKSSKKATTKAKRIPASIPEGRILEKHTSSTGRSSAQRHHGHHRHHEAVLAKPKYKRNDYHRRPRGLHEISYEEAFRRAHRRQKREMLAHMSAMNLPSNAHYTSPYAYIGSDSEYSAECASLFHSTILDTSEDERSNCTTNCFGDSESSASEAEYVAESSTSSDSEGSAGVNWPQFKQIASGSHGMTSAQAKAFVKIKASHNLKKKILRFRSGSLKLMTTV comes from the exons atgaGTAATTTGTCAGAGATGCTGGTGTCCAGGGATTATTGCGCTTTCATGATGCGGGATCGGAAGGAATGCGATGCGCGCTCCCGAGAGAAGGCGGCGGCGGCGGCGGACGCTGATCTGGAGCGGGTTCGAACCCGGGAGCGTCTGGACGCGACTGTCGCGGGTCTGGCTGAACTGGACTATCTGAGACAGAGACAAGAGTTGCTCGTCAGGAGTGTGTATAACTATCAGGACACTGCAGGACAGGACAAACCCTGCCTTATTGTTGAGGACAGTTATCTGAACAGCGAGGAAAAACTTTTGGAGGAGAATATTTTATTACTGAGAAAACAACTG AAATGTCTTAGAAGACGAGATGCTGGTTTGATCAGCCAGCTCCAGGAATTAGACAGACAGATTTGTGACCTGAGGTTGGACACAGAGACCTCACATGAACACGTGGAAACAGACAGTCGGCCAAGCTCAG GCTTTTACGAGCTAAGTGACGGTGCTTCAGGCTCCCTCTCCAATTCCTCTAACTCCGTCTTCAGTGAATGTTTGTCCAGTTGTCGCTCCACCACCTGCCTGTGCACCCCCCTTGACACCTCACACTGTGCCTCTGAGGGAAGACTTAAGTCTGCAG ATGAACTGGGCATTTGTGCTGATTGTGATTGCCAGTGCGAAGAATCAAGTTCCGGAACAGTCCGCAGGTCTCTCTCTGCATCTTACTCCCCTTCCCCAGATGGCTCCTGCGATGGCTTGTCCAAGTTTCACTGTGATCTTGTCACAAAAAATGGAAGTGATGTTTACCGGTACCCAAGCCCTCTCCATGCGGTGGCTGTCCAGAACCCCGTCTTCTTCCAATCCATGACCGTTCACCTAAAGGATGATTCTAGATTTTCTAAGCCTGGTGAAGCATTGAGTGATGAGCAGAAACCTGAGCAGCCCATAGGTTCTCAGAATTCATCCTGGCATGCTTCTCAATCTCTCCCAAACAAAAGACTGGATAGTTATATCTTTGGGCTACTTCAAAGGAGGGCACAGCCCTTGAGGACCAACAAACCCAGAACAAGCATCAACACAGACCCCTCCAAAAGCATTTTAAGGCAGGCTAGTCTCAGCTCTCGGGCCCCTACTGCTGTCCCTGCCCTGCAATGGACCTCTGAACTCAAGCCAAACTGGCAGACATGTTTACAAGATGCGTCAGCAACTAGCACTGAGCCAAGTACAGCTTCGCCCCAAAGACAGTGGTCTGCTGAGTTCAAAGGAGAAACGCTACAAAATGGAGCATCTTGTGGTCCAATTCAACCACAGAATGGTTACTCAACCACCAATGATAACAACATGAATTGCCTCTTGAAAAAGAAAGGTCCTGGAGCCAGTAAGGGCCAGCCATTGAGTGTTGCATTGAAGGACTGCCAGGATTTGGGAAGCCCAAATGCAGTTTCCTCCCCCAAACTCAACAAGCAGTCTTATTACACTGTGGAGGACAGTAAATCAGGCCAGGCAATGAAAGCAAGCCCTCTTAAGAGGAGCCCCAAGGCGCTTACTCAAGTAGGCTGTTGTAAAGAAGCAGAGCGACTGGCTTCAGAATTGCTCAGCCTTGGTTCTTCCTCACAAAGCCAAGATGAGGGAGGTCAACTGGTCAGTGCCCAGTACATCACTTCTGAAAAACAGAATGTAAATCTCCGCAAAGGTGGCACCAAGAACATCAAGATTGTCAAAGTGAAAAATTCCACCAGTGCAAAAGATAGAGCTCATGTTCCAGAGCAAGTTTTTGATATTGGCCGTGACAAACATCGGACAACCTCATCAAGGTCTCGACAAGTGGATTATGTCCATTACTTGCAAAAATCCTCCAAGAAGGCCACCACGAAAGCCAAGAGAATCCCTGCCTCCATTCCTGAAGGACGAATCCTAGAGAAGCACACAAGCTCTACAGGTCGATCATCTGCTCAGAGACACCATGGACATCACCGGCATCATGAGGCAGTTCTGGCCAAGCCCAAGTACAAGCGCAATGACTACCACCGTCGGCCCAGGGGTCTCCATGAGATCTCATACGAGGAGGCTTTCAGGAGAGCTCACCGGAGGCAGAAAAGAGAAATGCTGGCCCACATGTCAGCCATGAATCTGCCTTCTAACGCACACTACACTAGTCCCTATGCCTACATTGGTAGTGACTCTGAATACTCAGCGGAATGTGCCTCCCTCTTCCATTCTACCATTTTGGACACAAGTGAGGATGAGCGCAGTAACTGTACCACCAACTGTTTTGGGGACAGCGAATCGAGCGCTAGCGAGGCAGAATATGTGGCTGAGAGCAGCACTAGCAGTGACTCAGAAGGCAGTGCAGGGGTCAATTGGCCCCAGTTTAAGCAGATAGCCTCTGGATCCCACGGAATGACGTCAGCACAGGCAAAAGCTTTCGTCAAAATCAAGGCTTCACATAACTTAAAGAAGAAGATCTTGCGTTTCCGATCAGGCTCATTAAAACTCATGACCACAGTGTGA